One genomic segment of Primulina tabacum isolate GXHZ01 chromosome 9, ASM2559414v2, whole genome shotgun sequence includes these proteins:
- the LOC142555602 gene encoding hypothetical protein At1g04090-like, with the protein MYTCMMYVKVLKMKRSNLGTWNMLLGRLFLILVRTCICSSNFSVFFMVVLRLLVTGNCLSSNVSSSNMESINSLPIDTIFKLPSPLPSWPSDGGFGKGVIDIGGLQLLQISSFKKIWATYTGGSNDLGVTFFEPSPIPDGFSMLGSYAQANSQPLFGRVLVGKSDASDQSGQILKSPIDYTQVWVNSSQPNGPEETAYFWLPKPPNGYRAVGYVITSSPDKPSLDKIRCVRSDFTDESESNNLIWAHNGLNIYDLGPKNRGMAAQAFGIGTFSIQENTANDTSSSTPPLSRLKNNNPNLSSMPNLSQVEALLKTYAPYIYFHPKEIYLPSSVNWYFSNGALLYTKGEESKPTPIEPDGSNLPQGGSNDGAYWIDLPVDEQARERVKKGDLQTAEAYMHIKPVLGATFTDIQVWLFYPFNGPATAKIGLFRKISLGKIGEHVGDWEHLTLRISNFDGVLHKVYFSEHSGGRWVDSSNLEFQSGNKFVGYSSLNGHASYSSAGLFLQGGGNIGLRNEAAKSGMVMDTGSRYSVVSAEEVVEPPWLNYAREWGPQISYDFGKELRKVQKLLPGKKLKLLPSEVYGEQGPLGPKMKNVWSGDEI; encoded by the exons ATGTATACATGTATGATGTATGTAAAGGTTTTGAAGATGAAAAGATCGAATCTTGGTACCTGGAACATGCTTTTGGGCCGTCTGTTTCTTATCCTCGTACGCACATGTATCTGCTCCAGCAATTTCAGTGTTTTCTTTATGGTTGTACTGAGATTATTGGTGACTGGGAATTGTCTGAGTAGCAATGTTTCTTCATCAAACATGGAATCAATTAATTCTCTGCCTATCGACACCATTTTCAAGCTTCCTTCTCCACTGCCCTCTTGGCCTTCAG ACGGCGGCTTTGGAAAAGGAGTAATAGACATAGGAGGCCTTCAATTGCTTCAAATATCATCTTTCAAGAAAATCTGGGCAACATATACAGGAGGATCAAACGATCTTGGTGTGACGTTTTTTGAACCATCTCCAATACCAGATGGTTTCTCGATGCTTGGTAGCTACGCCCAAGCAAATAGCCAACCTCTTTTTGGTAGGGTTTTGGTGGGAAAATCTGATGCAAGTGATCAATCAGGTCAGATCTTGAAGAGTCCAATTGACTACACTCAAGTTTGGGTTAACAGTAGCCAGCCAAATGGGCCGGAAGAGACTGCTTACTTTTGGCTCCCAAAACCACCCAACGGCTACAGAGCCGTGGGGTATGTCATCACATCGTCCCCTGATAAGCCTTCTCTAGACAAGATTCGATGTGTTAGATCTGATTTCACAGATGAATCCGAATCCAATAACCTGATTTGGGCACATAATGGAttgaatatatatgatttaggaCCAAAGAACAGAGGGATGGCAGCACAAGCATTTGGTATAGGCACATTCTCTATTCAAGAAAACACTGCTAACGATACTTCTAGTTCCACCCCGCCTTTATCTCGTCTGAAGAACAACAATCCCAACTTATCTTCCATGCCTAATCTAAGCCAGGTTGAAGCATTATTGAAGACATATGCACCGTATATTTACTTCCATCCTAAGGAGATTTACCTGCCCTCTTCAGTAAACTGGTATTTCAGCAATGGTGCATTGCTGTACACAAAGGGAGAAGAGTCAAAACCTACGCCAATTGAGCCCGATGGTTCAAATCTTCCGCAAGGGGGCTCAAATGATGGCGCATACTGGATAGACCTTCCAGTTGATGAACAAGCAAGAGAAAGAGTGAAGAAAGGAGATTTGCAGACCGCAGAAGCTTATATGCACATCAAACCAGTGCTTGGAGCAACATTTACCGACATTCAAGTGTGGCTTTTCTACCCCTTTAACGGCCCTGCAACAGCAAAGATAGGATTATTCCGCAAAATTTCACTCGGGAAAATCGGCGAACACGTGGGAGACTGGGAACATTTGACGCTTAGAATCAGCAACTTCGATGGGGTACTCCACAAAGTTTACTTCTCCGAACACAGCGGGGGTAGATGGGTCGATTCCTCCAATTTGGAATTCCAGAGTGGGAATAAATTCGTGGGTTACTCCTCGTTAAACGGTCATGCAAGCTATTCCAGTGCAGGTCTTTTTTTGCAGGGGGGTGGTAATATTGGGTTGAGGAATGAAGCTGCAAAAAGTGGAATGGTGATGGACACTGGGTCCAGGTATTCTGTGGTGTCAGCGGAGGAGGTGGTTGAGCCGCCGTGGCTGAACTATGCCAGGGAATGGGGACCTCAAATAAGTTATGATTTTGGTAAAGAATTGAGAAAGGTGCAGAAGCTGCTGCCGGGGAAGAAGCTGAAGCTGCTGCCTAGCGAAGTCTATGGGGAGCAGGGACCCCTCGGCCCAAAGATGAAAAATGTTTGGAGTGGAGATgaaatttag
- the LOC142555603 gene encoding uncharacterized protein LOC142555603, which produces MGWKAAQKLIHHWKILRGDNVMIIRGKDKGETGLVKRVIRSQNRVIVEGNNLVKKHIKQGQGHEGGIFSVEAPLHVSNVQVIDPVTRKPCKVGIKYLEDGSKVRVSRGIGASESIIPRPDILKIRSTPRPTIVGPKDTPMDLVLEKTYDAKSGVGMPDL; this is translated from the exons ATGGGTTGGAAAGCTGCACAGAAGCTCATTCATCACTGGAAGATTCTCAGAGGCGACAAT GTTATGATCATCAGAGGTAAAGATAAAGGCGAGACAGGTCTGGTTAAGCGTGTAATTCGCTCTCAAAATCGTGTTATTGTCGAGGGCAATAATTTG GTAAAGAAGCACATTAAGCAAGGGCAAGGTCATGAAGGTGGGATTTTCTCAGTAGAAGCCCCTCTTcatgtctcaaatgttcaggTTATTGATCCAGTTACCAG GAAGCCGTGTAAGGTTGGAATCAAATACTTGGAAGATGGTAGTAAAGTAAGGGTTTCAAGAGGTATTGGAGCATCAGAATCCATAATTCCTCGTCCAGATATCTTGAAGATAAGGAGCACACCTAGgccaacaattg TTGGTCCCAAGGACACCCCAATGGATCTGGTCCTGGAAAAGACATATGATGCTAAAAGTGGCGTGGGAATGCCAGATCTTTAA
- the LOC142555600 gene encoding replication protein A 70 kDa DNA-binding subunit A-like isoform X1, with translation MPPINLTEGAIALLSSGEAQGTDVKPVLQVADIRLVNTQNQNNNNERYRILLSDGEFTQQGMLATQRNELIRSEMLQKGSIVQLTQFVCNLIQNRMIIIIIDLDVILQKCDPIGEPKQYPNKTDGNAPSIARPTAQVQPANQPVTGSGPQFYASGSAPLPNVGSGIHAPPVMEGRNAGSHSYNSPISNLDSSRYGSTNAPPQFAKSEPGSGISRAPNSFVRPPQSLHNQPPPMFSNRGPVAKNEAPPRVIPIAALNPYQGRWTIKARVTSKGELKHYSNPRGDGKVFAFDLLDSDGGEIRVTCFNAVADQFYNQIEHGRVYMISKGSLKPAQKSFNHLRNDHEIYLESTSIVQPCFEDDKTIPQQQFHFCPICDIEGLDNNSVVDVIAVVSSINPSTSIMRKNGQETQKRTLQLKDMSGRSVELTLWGNFCNAEGKTLQNMCDSGVFPVLAVKSGRVNDFNGKSLGTISTSQLFIEPDFLEAHKLRTWFDNDGKNTTSLSISRDTNFVRTDTRKTVSQIKDEKLGTSEKPDWIAVSATLTFMKVDNFCYTACPIMIGDRQCNKKVTNNGDGKWRCDRCDKFVDECDYRYILQMQIQDHTGLTWVTAFQETGEEILGISAKDLYYLKYEEQDDDRFSELIRNVLFTKLIFKLKVKEETFSDEQRVKSTVVKADKVNFLTETKYLLDLIAKFKEEDSGSLPLKSEKPIAVSGLNHSGFGSGSRESAASAMNYSGSNINVARDTPGQMGMYVNQYSGPQLPPTSSAGMHMSCNSCGASGHSSANCPSVMGGPGQQSYGGGFDNKVTPRPSSGGASSECIKCHQLGHWAKDCPNSNNVPPAYGSSNATPGRYGTASKQYVGGF, from the exons ATGCCGCCGATTAATTTGACGGAGGGCGCGATTGCGCTGCTCTCGAGCGGCGAAGCGCAGGGGACAGACGTAAAACCCGTGCTTCAAGTCGCCGACATACGTTTGGTGAACACACAGAACCAGAACAATAACAATGAACGGTATCGGATCCTGTTGTCGGACGGGGAGTTCACTCAGCAAGGCATGCTCGCGACTCAGCGAAACGAATTGATACGGTCTGAAATGCTGCAGAAAGGTTCCATTGTGCAGCTGACGCAGTTCGTTTGTAATCTTATTCAGAATCGCAT GATTATAATCATTATTGATCTGGATGTGATACTACAAAAATGTGATCCTATTGGTGAACCAAAGCAATATCCTAACAAGACTGATGGAAATGCCCCTTCAATTGCTAGACCGACAGCACAGGTTCAGCCAGCAAACCAGCCAGTTACTGGAAGTGGTCCACAATTTTATGCTTCTGGTTCAGCTCCACTGCCAAATGTGGGCAGCGGAATTCATGCTCCTCCTGTGATGGAAGGCCGAAATGCAGGCTCACACTCTTATAATTCTCCCATCAGCAATCTTGACTCTAGCAGATATGGTTCAACGAATGCACCTCCACAGTTTGCTAAATCAGAACCTGGTTCTGGGATTTCTCGGGCTCCTAACAGTTTTGTCAGGCCGCCTCAGTCACTTCATAATCAACCGCCTCCAATGTTCTCCAACAGGGGTCCTGTAGCTAAAAATGAAGCTCCTCCAAGAGTTATTCCTATCGCTGCACTGAATCCTTATCAAGGAAGATGGACGATTAAGGCCAGAGTGACGTCCAAAGGGGAACTCAAGCACTACAGCAATCCTCGAGGTGATGGTAAAGTATTTGCATTCGATCTTCTTGATTCTGATGGAGGAGAAATAAGAGTAACATGCTTCAATGCTGTGGCAGATCAGTTTTACAATCAAATTGAGCATGGTAGAGTTTATATGATTTCTAAAGGTTCTCTAAAGCCTGCTCAGAAATCTTTTAATCACCTACGTAATGATCATGAGATTTATCTGGAGAGTACTTCAATTGTGCAGCCCTGCTTTGAGGATGATAAAACCATCCCGCAGCAGCAATTTCATTTTTGCCCCATATGTGACATTGAAGGCCTAGACAACAACAGTGTAGTAGATGTGATTGCTGTTGTTTCTTCTATCAATCCATCCACCTCAATAATGAGGAAAAATGGTCAAGAAACTCAGAAAAGAACTCTCCAACTCAAAGACATGTCAGGCAGAAGTGTTGAATTAACTTTGTGGGGAAACTTTTGCAATGCAGAAGGTAAAACACTTCAGAACATGTGCGATTCTGGAGTATTTCCTGTTTTGGCTGTGAAATCTGGTAGAGTGAATGATTTTAATGGAAAATCTTTGGGAACCATTTCCACTAGCCAGCTGTTTATAGAGCCAGATTTTCTTGAAGCTCACAAACTCAGAACATGGTTTGACAATGATGGAAAAAATACCACTTCTTTATCTATATCAAGGGACACAAATTTTGTCCGAACTGATACACGGAAAACTGTGTCTCAGATTAAAGACGAAAAATTAGGGACTTCCGAGAAGCCTGATTGGATTGCTGTCTCTGCCACCCTCACGTTCATGAAAGTGGACAACTTCTGCTATACTGCATGCCCCATCATGATCGGGGATCGTCAGTGCAACAAAAAGGTTACAAATAACGGGGATGGGAAATGGAGATGCGACAGATGTGATAAGTTTGTTGATGAATGCGATTATAGATATATTCTCCAGATGCAAATCCAGGATCACACTGGGTTAACATGGGTGACTGCATTTCAGGAAACAGGAGAGGAGATATTGGGAATATCAGCAAAAGACCTGTACTATTTGAAATACGAAGAACAAGATGATGATAGATTTTCTGAACTGATACGGAATGTTCTGTTTACCAAATTAATATTCAAATTAAAAGTCAAGGAAGAGACTTTTAGTGACGAACAGCGTGTCAAGTCAACAGTCGTCAAAGCAGATAAGGTGAATTTCCTAACCGAGACCAAATATCTTCTGGACTTGATTGCGAAGTTCAAAGAAGAGGACTCAGGTTCTTTACCTCTTAAAAGTGAGAAACCCATTGCAGTATCCGGACTGAATCACAGTGGATTTGGTAGTGGAAGCAGAGAATCGGCAGCATCTGCTATGAACTACAGTGGAAGTAACATCAACGTGGCCAGAGACACACCTGGTCAGATGGGCATGTACGTTAATCAGTATAGTGGTCCACAACTTCCCCCTACTAGCTCTGCTGGTATGCATATGAGTTGTAATAGCTGTGGTGCTAGCGGTCATAGCTCTGCAAATTGTCCTAGTGTTATGGGTGGTCCAGGGCAACAGTCTTATGGAGGTGGTTTTGACAATAAGGTGACCCCAAGGCCGAGTTCTGGGGGTGCATCCAGCGAATGCATCAAATGCCATCAATTGGGACACTGGGCTAAGGATTGTCCCAATTCGAACAATGTTCCTCCAGCTTATGGGAGCAGTAACGCAACTCCGGGTAGATATGGTACAGCATCGAAGCAATATGTTGGCGGGTTTTGA
- the LOC142555599 gene encoding uncharacterized protein LOC142555599: MDSHEMVEEQRKKENAKANVHRIILRSCFVLVFSFLILFFILYLAVLIGNLSIWSPISVPSQCRIVSSSVDLRSTKVCELGLLNYKAKHVFYQFERKRYRCHYDYYWASIFKVEYVDHSGQARFAFAEAPNEALPSNCRPNFGAAWLTKDKFKVNETYQCWYTLGISKVSMNHKGLFDCQAQDPSTVEMLKRYSMLFIRMSKSLFSNGASIRWWRWDMIAGLIAGLTTSFLSSTLAALLRQFISIIYRVCASRVSLRYPSIILIKRACLFLVYFSFMSWVTFQYVKRHGLS; this comes from the exons ATGGATTCGCATGAAATGGTGGAGGAGCAGAGGAAGAAGGAAAACGCTAAAGCCAATGTTCATCGCATAATCTTGCGTTCCTGTTTTGTTCTTGTGTTCTCGTTCTTAATCTTGTTTTTCATACTGTATTTAGCTGTTCTGATTGGAAATCTATCGATCTGGAGCCCAATTTCCGTCCCCTCCCAGTGTAGAATAGTCTCCAGCA GTGTTGATCTGAGGTCAACAAAGGTATGTGAGTTAGGATTATTAAATTACAAAGCCAAGCACGTGTTCTACCAGTTTGAAAGAAAAAGATATCGCTGCCATTATGATTACTATTGGGCATCTATTTTCAAG GTAGAATATGTAGATCATTCAGGCCAGGCAAGATTTGCATTTGCTGAGGCCCCAAATGAAGCCCTCCCATCCAATTGTAGACCCAATTTTGGTGCTGCATGGTTGACAAAAGATAAATTTAAG GTTAATGAAACTTATCAATGCTGGTATACACTGGGGATTTCTAAAGTGAGCATGAATCACAAAGGTTTATTTGACTGCCAGGCCCAGGATCCATCTACTGTTGAGATGCTTAAACGCTATTCCATGTT GTTTATAAGGATGTCAAAGTCCTTGTTTTCCAATGGGGCATCGATAAGATGGTGGAGATGGGACATGATTGCTGGACTTATTGCTGGCTTGACAACTTCTTTTTTATCCAGTACTTTGGCTGCACTTCTGCGGCAATTTATCTCTATCATCTACCGTGTCTGTGCGTCTAGGGTGTCCCTTCGATACCCAAGTATCATTTTAATCAAAAGAGCTTGTTTATTTTTAGTGTATTTCTCCTTTATGAGTTGGGTCACTTTTCAGTATGTAAAAAGACATGGCCTTTCTTAG
- the LOC142555600 gene encoding replication protein A 70 kDa DNA-binding subunit C-like isoform X2, whose translation MEGRNAGSHSYNSPISNLDSSRYGSTNAPPQFAKSEPGSGISRAPNSFVRPPQSLHNQPPPMFSNRGPVAKNEAPPRVIPIAALNPYQGRWTIKARVTSKGELKHYSNPRGDGKVFAFDLLDSDGGEIRVTCFNAVADQFYNQIEHGRVYMISKGSLKPAQKSFNHLRNDHEIYLESTSIVQPCFEDDKTIPQQQFHFCPICDIEGLDNNSVVDVIAVVSSINPSTSIMRKNGQETQKRTLQLKDMSGRSVELTLWGNFCNAEGKTLQNMCDSGVFPVLAVKSGRVNDFNGKSLGTISTSQLFIEPDFLEAHKLRTWFDNDGKNTTSLSISRDTNFVRTDTRKTVSQIKDEKLGTSEKPDWIAVSATLTFMKVDNFCYTACPIMIGDRQCNKKVTNNGDGKWRCDRCDKFVDECDYRYILQMQIQDHTGLTWVTAFQETGEEILGISAKDLYYLKYEEQDDDRFSELIRNVLFTKLIFKLKVKEETFSDEQRVKSTVVKADKVNFLTETKYLLDLIAKFKEEDSGSLPLKSEKPIAVSGLNHSGFGSGSRESAASAMNYSGSNINVARDTPGQMGMYVNQYSGPQLPPTSSAGMHMSCNSCGASGHSSANCPSVMGGPGQQSYGGGFDNKVTPRPSSGGASSECIKCHQLGHWAKDCPNSNNVPPAYGSSNATPGRYGTASKQYVGGF comes from the coding sequence ATGGAAGGCCGAAATGCAGGCTCACACTCTTATAATTCTCCCATCAGCAATCTTGACTCTAGCAGATATGGTTCAACGAATGCACCTCCACAGTTTGCTAAATCAGAACCTGGTTCTGGGATTTCTCGGGCTCCTAACAGTTTTGTCAGGCCGCCTCAGTCACTTCATAATCAACCGCCTCCAATGTTCTCCAACAGGGGTCCTGTAGCTAAAAATGAAGCTCCTCCAAGAGTTATTCCTATCGCTGCACTGAATCCTTATCAAGGAAGATGGACGATTAAGGCCAGAGTGACGTCCAAAGGGGAACTCAAGCACTACAGCAATCCTCGAGGTGATGGTAAAGTATTTGCATTCGATCTTCTTGATTCTGATGGAGGAGAAATAAGAGTAACATGCTTCAATGCTGTGGCAGATCAGTTTTACAATCAAATTGAGCATGGTAGAGTTTATATGATTTCTAAAGGTTCTCTAAAGCCTGCTCAGAAATCTTTTAATCACCTACGTAATGATCATGAGATTTATCTGGAGAGTACTTCAATTGTGCAGCCCTGCTTTGAGGATGATAAAACCATCCCGCAGCAGCAATTTCATTTTTGCCCCATATGTGACATTGAAGGCCTAGACAACAACAGTGTAGTAGATGTGATTGCTGTTGTTTCTTCTATCAATCCATCCACCTCAATAATGAGGAAAAATGGTCAAGAAACTCAGAAAAGAACTCTCCAACTCAAAGACATGTCAGGCAGAAGTGTTGAATTAACTTTGTGGGGAAACTTTTGCAATGCAGAAGGTAAAACACTTCAGAACATGTGCGATTCTGGAGTATTTCCTGTTTTGGCTGTGAAATCTGGTAGAGTGAATGATTTTAATGGAAAATCTTTGGGAACCATTTCCACTAGCCAGCTGTTTATAGAGCCAGATTTTCTTGAAGCTCACAAACTCAGAACATGGTTTGACAATGATGGAAAAAATACCACTTCTTTATCTATATCAAGGGACACAAATTTTGTCCGAACTGATACACGGAAAACTGTGTCTCAGATTAAAGACGAAAAATTAGGGACTTCCGAGAAGCCTGATTGGATTGCTGTCTCTGCCACCCTCACGTTCATGAAAGTGGACAACTTCTGCTATACTGCATGCCCCATCATGATCGGGGATCGTCAGTGCAACAAAAAGGTTACAAATAACGGGGATGGGAAATGGAGATGCGACAGATGTGATAAGTTTGTTGATGAATGCGATTATAGATATATTCTCCAGATGCAAATCCAGGATCACACTGGGTTAACATGGGTGACTGCATTTCAGGAAACAGGAGAGGAGATATTGGGAATATCAGCAAAAGACCTGTACTATTTGAAATACGAAGAACAAGATGATGATAGATTTTCTGAACTGATACGGAATGTTCTGTTTACCAAATTAATATTCAAATTAAAAGTCAAGGAAGAGACTTTTAGTGACGAACAGCGTGTCAAGTCAACAGTCGTCAAAGCAGATAAGGTGAATTTCCTAACCGAGACCAAATATCTTCTGGACTTGATTGCGAAGTTCAAAGAAGAGGACTCAGGTTCTTTACCTCTTAAAAGTGAGAAACCCATTGCAGTATCCGGACTGAATCACAGTGGATTTGGTAGTGGAAGCAGAGAATCGGCAGCATCTGCTATGAACTACAGTGGAAGTAACATCAACGTGGCCAGAGACACACCTGGTCAGATGGGCATGTACGTTAATCAGTATAGTGGTCCACAACTTCCCCCTACTAGCTCTGCTGGTATGCATATGAGTTGTAATAGCTGTGGTGCTAGCGGTCATAGCTCTGCAAATTGTCCTAGTGTTATGGGTGGTCCAGGGCAACAGTCTTATGGAGGTGGTTTTGACAATAAGGTGACCCCAAGGCCGAGTTCTGGGGGTGCATCCAGCGAATGCATCAAATGCCATCAATTGGGACACTGGGCTAAGGATTGTCCCAATTCGAACAATGTTCCTCCAGCTTATGGGAGCAGTAACGCAACTCCGGGTAGATATGGTACAGCATCGAAGCAATATGTTGGCGGGTTTTGA